The following nucleotide sequence is from Pseudomonas sessilinigenes.
TCCTCCTGATTATCCTGGGCGCCACATCCAAGCGCGCTGCTCCCGGGTTTGCCCCGATTGCCATTGGCCTGACCCTGACGCTGATCCACCTGATCAGCATTCCGGTCACCAACACCTCGGTGAACCCGGCCCGCAGTACCGCTGTGGCATTTTTTGCCGGAGAGTGGGCCGTGTCCCAGCTGTGGCTGTTCTGGGTCGCCCCGCTGCTGGGTGCATGCCTTGGCGCCCTGGCGTATCGCCTGGTCGCTACAGACCGGGATTGACCAGCAGTACCGGTGGGGGTGGCCCCTACCGGTACATCGCCCTGTGCACACACAACCGCTCGAGAGCGGTTGTGCTGTTCCAGCAGGGATGAAAGGTTATGGCCGATCTCGGTAGAGAGTGATGGCCAGCACGCCCCCAATCTAGTTCTAATGTCACGGACTTCAGAAGAGCACGACCACGGATCCGATGATCTCATGACCTATTTGTCTATTCGCCCCCGGGCCCAGTTTGCTCCGCTCCTGCTTGGTGTGGTGCTGGCCTTGTCCAATTCGATGGCCAGCGCCGCCATCGCTCCCGCCAAGCGCCTGCCCTACATCGATGACAACCAGCTCTGTCGCGGCCAACCGTTACCGGCGACAGTCGAACACCTGACGGGCGAAGCCTGGAAGCTGGACGCCAAGGGGCGTGAGATCGCCCTGGAAGAAGGTATGGACATCGACGAGAAAGAAGGTGTGAAGACCTCACCCTCGGCCTTCGTCAGCCTGTCCCTGGGCGACGGTTCGCGGGTGGTGCTGCCATCCAGCTCCCAGGTCACCCTGCGGCTGAACGAACAGTACAGCATCCCCCAACTGGTGCTGGAACAGGGCCAGGTCGAGTCTTACGTGATCAAGCGCACCAGCGATCACGACCGCTTCCAGATCGTGACCCCGGTGGGGGTTCTGGGCGTGCGCGGCACCCACTTCCGGGTGCGTAATGATGACGAGCAGTCGCTGGTCGAGGTACTCAATGGCCAGGTGGCGGTAAACCGGGACGAGGACCCCCTCGACCAGACTCCCCCGCGCTCGCGCAAGCGGGCTGTGGATAAACCGGCCGGACCGCGGCCGGGAGAAGTTCAAGTGATGGCGCGCCAGGGCATGCGGGTGCGCAAGGAGGGCGAGCTCAAGCCGGTGGACCTGCTGGCCGCGCCCCGGCTGCTGGGGCAGGCAGGTCAAACCGGCGTCCTGCCCGTTTGGCAGCTGATCCTCGAACCCCTGCCTGGAGCGCGTCGTTATCGCGCCCAGGTGGCGACCGACAAGGATTTCCTGAACATCAAGCAGGAACAGTTCTCCAGCACCCCACAAGTCAACTTCACTGGGTTACAGGCGTTTTTCTATCATGTGCGTCTGTCGGCATTCGACGAGCACGGCCTGGAAGGAGAAACCGGGGTCTATGACATTTTCTATTACCCCAGAAGCACCCGTGTCCAGTAACCCGCCGACGAGGTATCGATGAGCGGGTCGAACCATCGGGCCGGGGACCGAGAGTCCACCCAGGCCCAGCAGCTGTTTCGTCGACTGGTACGGGAATGGTTGTGGGTCAGCCTGTTTCTGCTGCCGCTGACGGCGGCCTTGTCCCTGAGCCATGGGCTGGCCCTGAACAACTTGTTCTATGACCAGCTGCGGCGCTTCACTCCACTGCCGGTGGACCCGCGGATCCTGGTGGTGACCATCGATGACTACAGCCTCCAGCAACTGGGCCGCTGGCCCTGGCCGAGGGCGGTCCATGGCCAATTGCTGGACCGTCTCAGCAGTGCCGGGGCCAAGGGCGTGCTGTTCGATGTGATTCTCAGCGAGCCCGGCAGCACGGTGGAAAACGACACTCGCCTGGCCGCTGCGCTCTGTCGTGCTGGCAATGTGTTCCTGCCGGTACTGCGCGAAGGCGTGGCCCGTTATGGCCAGGACCTGGGCGAACTGTTGCCGGTACCGTTGTTGCGCAACTGTGCCCGTGGCCTGGGTCATATCAATGCCGAGGCCGATGCGGACGGCACGGTACGCAGCGTCTACCTGCGCGAAGGCCCGCAACAGGCGCCCCGGGCACAACTGACCTGGCTCCTGTACCAGCTCACCGAAGCCGAGCCTCTGTCCCCGCTCATGCCGGGCTCGGCCCTGCCGGAGGTCACCCAGGGCTGGCTGCGCAGCAACCCGGTGCGAATCCCCTTCATCAGCAAGGCTGCTGGTTTTCCAAGCGTGCCTTACGTCAGCGTATTGCGCGGTGAAGTCCCTCCGGAGCTGCTGCATGACCGGTTGGTATTGGTGGGGTCCACGGCCCCTGGATTGGGGGATCGCTACGTGACTGCGCAATCCGGCAGCCAGGGTACGACTCCGGGGGTTGAGATCCAGGCCAACCTGCTCAATGGCTTGCTGCAGCATCGCAGCCTGGTCGCGTTGGGTGCGTGGCCGGGCGTGTTGTTATCCATGGCCCTGACCGCTGCCCTCCTTGGGCTGTTGCTGTGGCGTCCACGCCATGCCTTGTGGATAACCCTGGGTTGCATGGGCCTGGCATTGGCTGGGTCGGTATTGATGCTACGGCTGGGGTACTGGTGGTCGCCGGTGGCTAGCCTCCTGGGCATGCTGTTGGCGTACCTGATCTGGAACTGGCGTCGGCTGCGGGTGATCCTGGCTTATTTCGGCTGGGAGCTGGAACGCCTGGACAGCGAGCCCAAGGTACTGCCGGAGCGTCGACGCAACCAGCCGGCCACCGGGGATGTGCTGCAAGGGCAGATCATTGCCCTGGAGCAGGCCTTGAGCCGAACCCGGGACACCCGGCGTTTCATTGCCGACGGCCTGGAGTGCCTGCCGGTAGCGACCCTGATCGCTGATCCGGATGGCAAGATCCTGCTGGCCAACCGCAATGCCCGGGAAGTCTTCGCTCATTCGCTGGTGGGGCAAGCGCTGTTGCCGCAACTGGCTGCCCTGGGGTATCCGGGCCTGGCTGATTCGTCTCTCTACCCTGCCCTCGCGCAATTGCCAGGGGTGGAGTTTCGCGATACCCAGCAACGCAGCCTGCGAGTGGAGCTGGCGCCGTTGCTGCCGGTGGACAGCGAAACCCCCATTGGCTGGTTGCTGAGCCTGACCGACCTGAGTGTCGAGCGTGATGCCGAGCAGCAGCGTGGAGTCTTGTTGCGGTTTTTATCCCACGACCTGCGTGCCCCCCACTCGGCGATCCTCGCCTTGCTGGATGTGCAGCAGCGCCAGCCATCGCTGCCCAAGCAGGTCTACGGGCAGATCGAACAACAGGTCCGCCGGGCGCTGACCTTGACCGAGGCTTTCGTGCAATTGGCCAAGGCCGAGTCGGAGGCTTATCAGTTCGAGCCGAGCATGTTCGCCATGCTGGTGCTGGATGCCTTCGACCAGGCCACGACCTTGGCCCAGCTCAAGCACATTCATCTGCGCCACAGCCTGGACGAGCAGGCCGAGAGCCTGGTCCTGGCAGACCAGTCTCTGCTGACTCGGGCACTGTTCAACCTGCTGGAGAACGCCATCAAGTACAGCCCGGAAGGTTCCACCGTGAGCGTGCAGGTCAGCTGCGCCGATGGCTGGTTGCGCTGCGAAGTCTGTGATGAAGGCCGGGGCATTGCTGCCGATGACCTGCCCCAGTTGTTCGGCCAGTACCAGCGCTTTGCCTCGGCCAAGGGCATCGAGGGCCTGGGACTGGGCCTGTCGATGGTCAAGGCGGTGATGGACCGCCACCAGGGGCATATCAGCTGCCGCAGCGTGGTGGGGCAAGGTTCATGTTTCGTTCTTGAGTTGCCCTTGCTGGAGGAATAAGGGCCGAGGCGAGTATCCAAATGAAAAAGCCGGCCTCGAGGCCGGCTTTTTCTTGGGTGTAAAACTTATGCACGTTTTTCCGTATTTTATTAGCTTAGGAAATATGCATATAAATCAGTGATTTATATCTTGATATGGATCGCTATACGAAAAATCGTGCACAGGTTATCCACAGAAGTTCATACAGCAACCTTATCCGCGGCAGCGTCCAATGGTGGCAATGAGCCCATGTCGCGCTGGGCCTGTTCGTTCCAGGCCGCCACCCGGTCGTTGAGCTCGGCGATGGCCCGAGGACCGTTGCCTTCGGCGTACATGGGCGCGCCAATGGTCACGGTGATGGTCCCGGCTCGCTTGCTCCAGCCCGTCTTGGGCCAGAACTTGCCTGCGTTGTGGGCAATCGGCAGTACCGGCAGGTCGGCGTTCACCGCCAGGGCGCTGCCGCTGCGGGAGAATTTGCCCACCTGGCCGTACGGCACACGGGTACCTTCGGGAAAGATCAGTACCCAGACATTGTCCTTGAGCAACTCATCGCCCTTGCTCGCTACTTGCTTGAGTGCCGCCTTGGGATTGTCCCGGTCGATGGCGATCGGGCGCAGCATGGCCATGGCCCAGCCGAAGAACGGTACATACAGCAGCTCGCGCTTGAGTACCTGGCTCAGCGGCTCGAAATAAGCCGAGAGAAAGAAGGTCTCCCAGGTGCTCTGGTGGTTCGAGACGATCACGCAAGGTCGCTCAGGAATGTTCTGGGCGCCCTTCACTTCCACGCGAATATCCAGGAAGACCTTGGTCAACCACAGGGCGCAGCGGCACCAGTAGACGTTGATGAAGCGATAGCGCCTCTTGAAAGGCAGGAACGGCGCGATGAAAAAGCTCAGGGAGCACCACAGCAAGGCGCTGGTGCCCAGCAGCAGGTAAAAGAAAAAGGTTCTGATGGCCTGCAGGATCGACATAGCGGCATTTACCATTGCGGGCATGCCCGCCTGTTAAAAAGCGCTCTCCCGAACAGTCCTTGGTCAGGATGCCAGAAGGGGCCTAATTGTGGATAAGTTCAGCGGCAATGGCCGCCAGGTCGTCAAAAATCAAGGTGCCTACCGGCAGGGTTTTGCCCAGGGTCTTTTCGCCTTTTCCGGTCTTTACCAATATGGGCTGACAATCGACGGCTTTTGCCGCCTCCAGGTCACTGAGACTGTCACCGACAAACCATAGACCGTTCAGGCCGGTCCCGTAGTGTTCGGCAATGGTTCGCAGCATGCCAGGCTTGGGTTTGCGGCAATCGCAGCCCTCATCCGGCCCGTGGGGACAGTAGACGATCAGCCCGACCTCCCCACCCTGCTGCGCTACCAGCTCGCGCAGGCGTGCGTGCATGGCATCGAGGGTGGCCAGGTCGTAGTAGCCGCGGGCAATGCCGGACTGGTTGGTAGCTACCGCTACCGTCCAGCCGGCCTTGCTCAGCTGTGCAATGGCTTCGATCGAGCCGGGGAGTGGAATCCACTCCGCTACCGATTTGATGTAGGCATCGGAGTCATGATTGATCACGCCGTCCCGATCGAGTATCAGCAGTTTCACAGCAATTCCTTACCTGATCAGCTCAGTACCGAAATATCGGCCACGCCCAGGAACAGGCCGCGCAGCCGTGCCAGCAGTGCATAGCGGTTGGCCCGTACATTGGCATCTTCGGCATTGACCATCACCGCCTCGAAGAAGGCATCCACCGGCTCGCGCAGGGCGGCCAGGCGAGCCAGGGTCTCGCTGTACTGGCGGGCTGCGGCCATGGGCTGGACAGCCTGGTCCGCTTGCTGGATCGCCGAGTACAGGGAGAACTCGTTGGCGTTGTCGAAGTACTTGGCCTCGACGGTGGTCGGTACATTGCCTTCGATCTTGCTCAGCAGGTTCGACACACGCTTGTTCACCGCGGCCAGGGCAGCGGCTTCCGGCAGCTTGCGGAAGGCCTGCACGGCCTGTACGCGCTGGTCGAAGTCCAGGGCCGAACCCGGCTTCAGGGCGCGGACCGACAGGTAGGTGGCCACGTCCACGCCTTCGTCTTCGTAGCGTGCACGCAGGCGGTCGAAGATGAACTCCAGTACCTGCTCGGCCAGGCCGGCAGCCTTGACCTTGCTGCCGAAGGCACCGACGGCGAAGGTCACCGCTTCGTTCAGGTCGAGGTCGAACTTCTTCTCGATCAGGATCCGCAACACACCCAGGGCCGCACGGCGCAAGGCGTAGGGGTCCTTGCTACCGGTCGGCAGCATGCCGATGCCGAAGATGCCCACCAGGGTATCGAGCTTGTCGGCGATGGCCACGGCGGCACCGGTCACGGTGCTTGGCAGCTCGGCGCCGGCGCCACGGGGCATGTACTGCTCGTTCAGGGCCAGGGCCACGTCTTGCGGCTCGCCATCATTGAGGGCGTAGTAGTAGCCGGCGATGCCTTGCATCTCGGGGAACTCGCCGACCATCTCGGTGGCCAGGTCGCACTTGGAGAGGATACCGGCACGGGCTGCGCGCTGGGCGTCGCCACCGATACGCGGGGCAATGAAGGCGGCCAGCTTGGAAACACGCTCGGCCTTGTCGTAGACGCTGCCCAGCTTCTCCTGGAAAACCACGTTCTGCAGGCGCTGGTTGAAGTCCTCGAGTTTCTGCTTCTTGTCTTGCTTGAAGAAGAACTCGGCGTCGGTCAGGCGTGGGCGCACGACTTTCTCGTTGCCCTCGATGATCTGGCGCGGGTCCTTGCTCTCGATGTTGGCCACGGTGATGAAGCGCGGCAGCAGCTTGCCGTCCACGTCCAGCAGGCAGAAGTACTTCTGGTTGTCCTGCATGGTGGTGATCAGGGCTTCCTGGGGCACTTCCAGGAACCGCTCCTCGAACGAGCACACCAGCGGTACCGGCCACTCCACCAGGGCGGTGACTTCGTCCAGCAGGTCGGCCGGGACGATGGCGGTGCCTTCCTGCATGCGCGCCAGTTCCTCGGTGCGCTTGCTGATCAGCTCGCGGCGCTCGTTGGCGTCGGCCAGCACGTAGGCGGCGCGCAGGTCGGCCAGGTAGTTGGCCGGCGCGGTGATGCGCACGCTCTCTGGGTGGTGGAAGCGATGGCCACGGGAGTCACGGCCGGCCTTCTGGGCCAGGATGGTGCAGTCGATGACCTCATCGCCCAGGAGCATGACCAGCCACTGGGTCGGACGCACGAACTCTTCCTTGCGCGCAGCCCAGCGCATGCGCTTGGGAATCGGCAGGTCGTTGAGCGAGTCCTCGACGATGGTCGGCAGCAGGCTGGCGGTCGGCTTGCCCTTGATGCTCTGGCTGTAGCGCAGCTTCGGGCCGCTCTGGTCGATCTCGCTGAGGTCCACGCCGCACTTCTTGGCAAAGCCCAGGGCCGCCTGGGTCGGGTTGCCCTCGGCATCGAAGGCGGCCTGGCGCGGTGGACCGTCGAGGTTGACGCTGCGGTCCGGCTGTTGGGTCGCCAGTTGGGTGATCAGCACTGCCAGGCGCCGTGGCGCGGCGTAGACGTGCTTGGCTTCAAAGCTCAGGCCAGCGCTCTGCAGGCCTTTTTCGATGCCGGCCAGGAAGGCTTCGGCCAGGGTGCCCAGGGCCTTGGGTGGCAGTTCTTCAGTGCCCAGTTCAACCAGAAAATCTTGCGCACTCATTGTGCCGCCTCCAACTTAGCCAACACTTCATCACGCAGGTCCGGGGTCGCCATCGGGAAGCCCAGCTTGGCACGGGCCAGCAGGTAGGCTTGCGCGACGGAACGCGCCAGGGTGCGCACACGCAGGATGTACTGCTGGCGCGCGGTTACCGAGATGGCCCGGCGTGCATCCAGCAGGTTGAAGGTGTGCGAGGCCTTGAGGACCATTTCATAGCTCGGCAACGGCAGCGGCTGGTCCAGTTCGATCAGGCGCTTGGCTTCGCTTTCGTAGAAATCGAACAGTTCGAACAGCTTCTCGACGTTGGCGTGCTCGAAGTTGTAGGTCGACTGTTCCACTTCGTTCTGGTGGAACACGTCGCCGTAGGTGACCTTGCCGAATGGGCCGTCAGCCCAGACCAGGTCGTAGACCGAATCCACGCCCTGCAGGTACATGGCCAGGCGCTCCAGGCCGTAGGTGATTTCGCCGGTCACCGGGTAGCACTCGATGCCGCCAGCTTGCTGGAAGTAGGTGAACTGGGTCACTTCCATGCCGTTGAGCCAGACTTCCCAACCCAGGCCCCAGGCGCCCAGGGTCGGCGATTCCCAGTTGTCCTCGACGAAACGGATGTCATGCACCAGCGGGTCCAGGCCCACGTGCTTGAGCGAGCCCAGGTACAGCTCCTGGAAGTTCTCGGGGTTGGGCTTGAGGACCACCTGGAACTGGTAGTAGTGCTGCAGGCGGTTGGGGTTCTCGCCGTAGCGGCCGTCAGTGGGGCGGCGGCTTGGCTGCACGTAGGCGGCATTCCAGGTTTCCGGGCCGATGGCCCGCAGGAATGTAGCGGTGTGGAAAGTGCCGGCGCCTACTTCCATATCGTAGGGCTGAAGTACCACACAACCTTGCTCGGCCCAGTATTGCTGGAGGGCGAGGATCAAGTCTTGGAAGGTACGCACGGCTGGCGTAGGCTGGCTCACGAAATTCACCTGTTACTTGGGCTGCGATTTAAGGAGCGGGAGTATACCCGATTCAGTCCTGCGCACGCCCCCTGGAGCCTTATGCCACGCTGCTTTTGGTGTACCGATGATCCGCTGTACATGGCTTATCACGATCAGGAGTGGGGCGTGCCGCTGCGCGATGGGCAGCGCTTGTTCGAGTTGTTATTGCTCGAAGGGTTCCAGGCCGGGTTGTCATGGATCACTGTGCTGAAGAAGCGCGAGCATTATCGACAAGTGCTGTTCGGCTTCGATGTGCAGCGGGTGGCGCAGATGAGCGATGCCGAGATCGAGGACCTGATGCAGGATCCGGGCATCATCCGCAACCGCCTCAAGCTCGAGGCCGCACGGCGCAATGCCCAGGCCTGGCTGGAGCTGGACGATCCGGTGGCGTTCCTCTGGTCCTTCGTCGGTGGTGTGCCCAAGGTCAACCATTTCGCCGATCGCAGCGAGGTCCCGGCGGTGACGCCCGAGGCCGAGGCCATGAGCCGTGGCCTGCGCAAGGCCGGTTTCACCTTCGTCGGCCCGACCATCTGCTACGCCCTGATGCAGGCCTCGGGCATGGTCATGGACCACACCCGCGACTGCGATCGCTACCCCAGCCTCAGCTCCCCGGTGCCATGAGCGCCATGGCAGGCGCTTTCGCACAGGCGCCGATGGCCGGTTAGAATAGCCGGCTGCGACTAGGCCATGACCAAGAGATCAGGAGTCATCTGTGGATAAGTTCAAAGGCGCCCTGCTGGTGGGAGCCCTGCGGTTGTTTGCCCTGCTGCCCTGGCGCGCGGTGCAGGCGGTCGGCGCGGCCATCGGCTGGATCATGTGGAAGACGCCCAACCGCTCCCGCGAGGTGGTGCGCATCAACCTGGCCAAGTGTTTTCCCCAGATGGACCCCGCCGAGCGCGAGCGTTTGGTCGGGCAGAGCCTGAAAGACATCGGCAAATCCCTGACCGAAAGTGCCTGTGCCTGGATCTGGCCGGCCGAGCGCTCCATTGCCCTGGTGCGTGAAGTCGAGGGCCTGGAGGTGCTCCAGGAGGCCCTGGCCTCGGGCAAGGGCGTGGTGGGCATCACCAGCCACCTGGGCAACTGGGAAGTGCTGAACCACTTCTACTGCAGCCAGTGCAAACCGATCATTTTCTACCGTCCACCCAAGCTCAAGGCCGTGGACGAGCTGTTGCGCAAGCAGCGGGTACAGCTGGGCAATCGCGTGGCGGCCTCTACCAAGGAAGGCATCCTCAGCGTCATCAAGGAAGTACGCAAGGGCGGCTCGGTGGGCATTCCCGCCGACCCGGAACCGGCTGAATCCGCAGGTATCTTCGTGCCCTTCTTCGCCACCCAGGCGCTGACCAGCAAGTTCGTGCCCAACATGCTGGCCGGCGGCAAGGCGGTCGGCGTGTTCCTGCACGCCCTGCGCCTGCCCGATGGCTCGGGCTACAAGGTGATCCTCGAAGCGGCCCCGGAAGACATGTACAGCACCGACACCGAGGTGTCCTGTGCGGCCATGAGCAAAGTGGTCGAGCGCTACGTGGCGGCTTATCCGAGCCAGTACATGTGGAGCATGAAGCGTTTCAAGAAGCGTCCGCCCGGAGAGGCGCGCTGGTACTGACAGAGCTGGCACGGTCTGTGGATAACCCCCTTCCAGGTGTTATCCACAGCACACTGGAGAAGGGCGCAGAAGATGTCCGATCACCGCAAGTCGTTTCGTATCAAGATTTCCCACGAAAGCATCGGCGAATGCCTGGGGCAGACCCGCAACCTGTCGGCCAGCGGGGTCTATGTGCAAAGCCCGCAGTTGGCCCGCCTGTCCAAGGGCGCGGTGGTTTTCGGCCAGGTGCAGGGACTGCCGGTGGCTGCACCGCGGGTACGCATGGAAGTGGTGCAGGTGGACGCCGAAGGAATCGCCTTGCGCTATCTCTGAGCCCGGCCCTGTAGCCGCTGCCGAGCCCGCGAGGCTGCGAAAAGGGCCGCAGGGCCTTGCTTGGCGGTCTTTCGCTGAGCCTTTGGTGATCTTGAGAGCCCCCGCGAACATTCCGCTCGTTCGCCGCCTGTGGCAGCGGCTACAGGGTGATGGTCAGCCCTGGGACTGGCGCTCGAGTTTTTTCAGGAACACGGTCATTTCCTTTTCTGCCTGTTTGTCGCCCTGGCTCCGGGCCGCCTCCAGGCCCTGTTCCCAGGCCTGGCGCGCCGCTTGTAGCTCGCCCTGCCCTTGCAAGGCCTTGCCCAACAGCTTCCAGGCCGCAGAGTACTTCGGGTCCAGGGTCACGCACTGTTGCAGGTGGGTGGCGGCCCGGGCGTGTTCGCCCAGGTCCAGGTAGCCCTTGCCCAGGCCAAAGCGCAGCAGGGGGTTATCCACACCCTTGGCGAGCATTTTTTCCAGCGATTCCAGCATTGTCGTCACTCCTGTGGACAAGACAGCGTTCGATCAGAAGAAGCTCAGGCCCACGTGGAACAGCTTCTCCACATCGCGGATATGTTTTTTATCCACAAGGAACAGGATCACATGGTCCCCGGCTTCGATCACCGTGTCGTCGTGGGCGATCAGCACTTCTTCGTCACGGATGATCGCGCCGATGGTGGTGCCCGGCGGCAGGCCGATGTTCTCGATGGTACGACCGATCACCTTGCTCGACTTGGCGTCGCCATGGGCGATGGCCTCGATGGCTTCCGCCGCGCCCCGGCGCAGGGAATGCACGCTGACGATATCGCCGCGCCGCACGTGGGCCAGCAAGGTACCGATGGTCGCCAGCTGCGGGCTGATGGCGATGTCGATATCGCCACCCTGGATCAGGTCGACGTAGGCCGGGTTGTTGATGATGGTCATGACCTTCTTCGCCCCCAGGCGCTTGGCCAGCAGCGAGGACATGATGTTGGCTTCGTCGTCGTTGGTCAGGGCCAGGAAGATATCGGCGTCGGCGATGTTCTCTTCCAGCAGCAGGTCGCGGTCCGAGGCGCTGCCTTGCAGGACCACGGTGCTGTCCAGGGTATCGGAGAGGTAGCGGCAGCGGGCCGGGTTCATCTCGATGATCTTGACCTGGTAGCGACTCTCGATGGCCTCGGCCAGACGCTCGCCGATCTGCCCGCCGCCAGCGATGACAATGCGCTTGTAGGATTCCTCGAGCCGGCGCATTTCGCTCATCACTGCACGGATATGGGCCTTGGCGGCGATGAAGAACACTTCGTCGTCGGCTTCGATCACCGTATCGCCGGTAGGCATGATCGGCCGGTCGCGGCGGAAGATCGCCGCCACCCGGGTCTCGACATTGGGCATGTGCTCGCGCAACTGGCGCAGTTGCTGGCCGACCAGCGGACCGCCGTAGTAGGCCTTGACCGCCACCAACTGGGCCTTGCCTTCATAGAAGTCGATGACCTGCAGGGCGCCGGGATGCTCGATCAGGCGCTTGATGTAGTTGGTCACCACCTGTTCCGGGCTGATCAGCACGTCCACCGGGATGGCGTCGTTGTCGAACAGGCCGGCGCGAGTCAGGTAGGCGGCCTCGCGCACTCGGGCGATCTTGGTCGGGGTGTGGAACAGAGTGTGGGCGACCTGGCAGGCCACCATGTTGGTTTCGTCGCTGTTGGTCACCGCCACCAGCATGTCGGCATCGTCCGCCCCGGCCTGGCGCAGCACCGTGGGAAAGGAGCCGCGGCCCTGCACGGTACGGATGTCCAGGCGGTCACCGAGGTCGCGCAGGCGTTCGCCATCGGTATCGACCACGGTGATGTCGTTGGCTTCGCTGGCCAGGTGTTCCGCCAGCGTGCCGCCTACTTGGCCAGCGCCGAGGATGATGATCTTCATCCACTACTCCCTAGATTCTTGTGCTTACCCGCGCGAGGCGGCGATCTTGATCAGCTTGGCATAGTAGAAGCCGTCGTGGCCGCCTTCCTGGGCCAGCAGCTGGCGACCGTGGGGCTGGCGCAGGCCGGCTTCAGTGGCCAGATCCAGCTCCCGGGCGCCGGGGGTGCGGGCCAGGAAGGCGCCGATCACCTCGGTGTTCTCGGTGGGCAGGGTCGAGCAGGTGGCGTAGAGCAGGATGCCGCCCACCTCGAGGGTTTGCCACAGGGTATCCAGCAACTCGCCTTGCAACTGTGCCAGGGCCGCGATGTCGTCGGGCTGGCGGGTCAGCTTGATGTCCGGGTGCCGGCGGATCACCCCGGTGGCCGAGCAGGGGGCATCCAGCAGGATGCGCTGGAACGGCTTGCCGTCCCACCAGGCCTGGGTATCGCGGCCATCGGCGGCGATCAGTTGGGCGTCCAGCCCCAGGCGGTCGAGGTTTTCCCGCACGCGGACCAGGCGCTTGGCCTCCAGGTCCACGGCCACCAGGCCGGCCAGGGCCGGCTCGGCTTCGAGGATGTGGCAAGTCTTGCCACCAGGAGCGCAGCAGGCATCCAGCACCCGTTGCCCGGGGGCCAGGTCCAGCAGGTCGGCGGCCAGTTGCGCGGCTTCGTCCTGCACACTCACCCAACCTTCGGCAAAGCCTGGCAGGCCGCGCACGTCACTGGCCTCGGCCAGCACGATACCGTCCCGGCTGTACTGGCAGGCGCTGGCGCCAACGCCCGCCTCGGCCAGCAATGCCAGGTAGGCATCACGGCTGTGGTGGCGCCGGTTGACCCGAAGGATCATCGGCGGATGGGCGTTGTTGGCGGCGCAGATGGCTTCCCACTGCTCGGGCCAGAAGGCCTTGAGCGATTTCTGCAGCCAGCGCGGGTGGGCGGTGCGCACCACCGGGTCACGCTCCATACCGGCGAGCAGTTCCTCGCCTTCACGCTGGGCGCGGCGCAGCACGGCATTGAGCAGGCCCTTGGCCCAGGGCTTCTTGAGCTTGTCGGCACACCCGACGGTCTCGCCGATGGCAGCGTGGGCCGGGATACGGCTGTAGAACAGTTGGTACAGGCCCACCAGCAGCAGTGCCTGGACATCGGCGTCGGCCGCCTTGAACGGCTTCTGCAGCAATTGCGCGGCCAGCAGGTCGAGACGCG
It contains:
- the glyQ gene encoding glycine--tRNA ligase subunit alpha; amino-acid sequence: MSQPTPAVRTFQDLILALQQYWAEQGCVVLQPYDMEVGAGTFHTATFLRAIGPETWNAAYVQPSRRPTDGRYGENPNRLQHYYQFQVVLKPNPENFQELYLGSLKHVGLDPLVHDIRFVEDNWESPTLGAWGLGWEVWLNGMEVTQFTYFQQAGGIECYPVTGEITYGLERLAMYLQGVDSVYDLVWADGPFGKVTYGDVFHQNEVEQSTYNFEHANVEKLFELFDFYESEAKRLIELDQPLPLPSYEMVLKASHTFNLLDARRAISVTARQQYILRVRTLARSVAQAYLLARAKLGFPMATPDLRDEVLAKLEAAQ
- a CDS encoding DNA-3-methyladenine glycosylase I, producing the protein MPRCFWCTDDPLYMAYHDQEWGVPLRDGQRLFELLLLEGFQAGLSWITVLKKREHYRQVLFGFDVQRVAQMSDAEIEDLMQDPGIIRNRLKLEAARRNAQAWLELDDPVAFLWSFVGGVPKVNHFADRSEVPAVTPEAEAMSRGLRKAGFTFVGPTICYALMQASGMVMDHTRDCDRYPSLSSPVP
- a CDS encoding lysophospholipid acyltransferase, which gives rise to MDKFKGALLVGALRLFALLPWRAVQAVGAAIGWIMWKTPNRSREVVRINLAKCFPQMDPAERERLVGQSLKDIGKSLTESACAWIWPAERSIALVREVEGLEVLQEALASGKGVVGITSHLGNWEVLNHFYCSQCKPIIFYRPPKLKAVDELLRKQRVQLGNRVAASTKEGILSVIKEVRKGGSVGIPADPEPAESAGIFVPFFATQALTSKFVPNMLAGGKAVGVFLHALRLPDGSGYKVILEAAPEDMYSTDTEVSCAAMSKVVERYVAAYPSQYMWSMKRFKKRPPGEARWY
- a CDS encoding PilZ domain-containing protein, which gives rise to MSDHRKSFRIKISHESIGECLGQTRNLSASGVYVQSPQLARLSKGAVVFGQVQGLPVAAPRVRMEVVQVDAEGIALRYL
- a CDS encoding tetratricopeptide repeat protein; the encoded protein is MLESLEKMLAKGVDNPLLRFGLGKGYLDLGEHARAATHLQQCVTLDPKYSAAWKLLGKALQGQGELQAARQAWEQGLEAARSQGDKQAEKEMTVFLKKLERQSQG
- the trkA gene encoding Trk system potassium transporter TrkA, whose protein sequence is MKIIILGAGQVGGTLAEHLASEANDITVVDTDGERLRDLGDRLDIRTVQGRGSFPTVLRQAGADDADMLVAVTNSDETNMVACQVAHTLFHTPTKIARVREAAYLTRAGLFDNDAIPVDVLISPEQVVTNYIKRLIEHPGALQVIDFYEGKAQLVAVKAYYGGPLVGQQLRQLREHMPNVETRVAAIFRRDRPIMPTGDTVIEADDEVFFIAAKAHIRAVMSEMRRLEESYKRIVIAGGGQIGERLAEAIESRYQVKIIEMNPARCRYLSDTLDSTVVLQGSASDRDLLLEENIADADIFLALTNDDEANIMSSLLAKRLGAKKVMTIINNPAYVDLIQGGDIDIAISPQLATIGTLLAHVRRGDIVSVHSLRRGAAEAIEAIAHGDAKSSKVIGRTIENIGLPPGTTIGAIIRDEEVLIAHDDTVIEAGDHVILFLVDKKHIRDVEKLFHVGLSFF
- the rsmB gene encoding 16S rRNA (cytosine(967)-C(5))-methyltransferase RsmB, encoding MNPRLAAARALAAVLSGKASLNSSLPAQLDKVEERDRGLTQDLAFGTARWQPRLDLLAAQLLQKPFKAADADVQALLLVGLYQLFYSRIPAHAAIGETVGCADKLKKPWAKGLLNAVLRRAQREGEELLAGMERDPVVRTAHPRWLQKSLKAFWPEQWEAICAANNAHPPMILRVNRRHHSRDAYLALLAEAGVGASACQYSRDGIVLAEASDVRGLPGFAEGWVSVQDEAAQLAADLLDLAPGQRVLDACCAPGGKTCHILEAEPALAGLVAVDLEAKRLVRVRENLDRLGLDAQLIAADGRDTQAWWDGKPFQRILLDAPCSATGVIRRHPDIKLTRQPDDIAALAQLQGELLDTLWQTLEVGGILLYATCSTLPTENTEVIGAFLARTPGARELDLATEAGLRQPHGRQLLAQEGGHDGFYYAKLIKIAASRG